A part of uncultured Methanobacterium sp. genomic DNA contains:
- a CDS encoding class I tRNA ligase family protein: protein IEAVKYRLYTDEEGESKQAALYTLNTVIQTSLRLLAPFTPHFTEEIHYYLEGYGSSGEEGSELKSNDLKYQTKGFKSIHQEKWPEVVEELLDPAADELGQLGAEVIGELRRFKASKKMPLNTPLKSATIHTNSQTIYKQLSTLQGRYPGHNAC, encoded by the coding sequence ACATTGAAGCAGTTAAGTACCGACTCTATACAGATGAAGAAGGAGAATCAAAACAGGCCGCACTTTACACCCTGAACACCGTTATTCAAACATCTTTAAGACTCTTGGCACCATTCACACCACACTTCACCGAGGAGATCCATTACTACCTGGAAGGATACGGGAGTAGTGGAGAAGAGGGTAGTGAATTGAAGAGTAATGATTTAAAATACCAAACTAAGGGATTCAAGAGTATTCATCAGGAAAAATGGCCGGAAGTAGTTGAAGAACTGCTTGATCCTGCAGCGGATGAACTGGGTCAGTTGGGAGCAGAAGTTATTGGTGAGTTAAGAAGGTTTAAAGCCAGCAAGAAAATGCCACTTAACACCCCACTGAAGAGTGCAACCATACACACTAATTCGCAGACAATCTACAAACAGCTTTCAACACTACAAGGAAGATATCCAGGGCACAATGCGTGTTAA